Proteins encoded within one genomic window of Clupea harengus chromosome 10, Ch_v2.0.2, whole genome shotgun sequence:
- the si:ch211-198n5.11 gene encoding methylcrotonoyl-coenzyme A carboxylase 2 — MYRCILRGLKIEGSIDLSSCPRQQMMSDKKWSITTRSRPRRCIHSWISPATTDRRQPLTHFLAAQVMHQGAQSKSMSIARRKRLPSAFPVIDGALHPIQNHVFELNLQNSLVCQERYHKYKAQVLKGGGDNAVLRHTQRNKKLLVRDRLRRLLDDEDYLELGPFAGLGLPYGDIPSAGCLTGIGKINGLWCVFIANDATVKGGTAYPITVKKQLRAQDVAMQNRLPCVYLVDSGGAFLPLQSEIFPDKNQGGRTFYNEAVMSAMKIPQVAVVCGSCTAGGAYIPTMAEETVMVHGIGTIFLGGPPLVKAATGEEVTPEDLGGARLHAEVSGCVDHFAAVEQDAYEATRNIISTLNFQLPEEEEEAGRVEEPLHSAEGLLGLAPRSYNHSLDAKLIVSRLTDGSKFQEFKARYGATLLTGFGRIEGHLVGIVANNGELTYEASLKGCHFVTLCDQRDVPLVFLQNTAPQPSLTLSKDKAEANTNRLKAQGSMMSAVACASTPRITVVIGGCHGADSYAMCGRAFDPNFLFLWPNARVSLVAPGCSEALVHEESEATQLNKMLEEESGAFFSSGRLWDDGVILPRDTRKILSNCLKIIKQQDYQISKEKLRTPLLRL, encoded by the exons ATGTACAGATGCATACTAAG GGGTTTGAAGATCGAGGGCTCAATCGATTTGTCTTCATGCCCAAGACAACAAATGATGTCGGATAAAAAGTGGAGTATTACTACTCGAAGTCGACCTCGGCGGTGCATTCATTCATGGATATCACCGGCCACGACGGATCGGCGGCAACCTTTGACACACTTCTTGGCTGCACAAGTTATGCACCAGGGAGCACAGTCCAAGTCCATGAGCATTGCACGGAGAAAACGTCTGCCCAGTGCCTTTCCAGTCATAGACGGAGCCCTCCACCCAATCCAGAATCACGTATTTGAACTAAATTTACAGAACAGCCTGGTTTGCCAAGAGAG ATATCACAAATATAAAGCGCAGGTGCTGAAGGGAGGTGGCGACAATGCTGTTCTCCGTCACACGCAGAGAAACAAAAAGCTGTTGGTCAGGGATCGCCTTCGGAGGTTACTCGATGATGAGGACTACCTTGAGTTGGGCCCATTCGCAGGGCTGGGACTGCCCTACGGTGATATCCCTTCAGCAGGCTGTCTCACTG GCATTGGCAAGATCAacggactgtggtgtgtgttcatagcCAACGATGCCACCGTGAAGGGAGGCACTGCCTACCCCATTACAGTCAAGAAGCAACTCCGGGCCCAAGATGTAGCCATGCAGAACCGTCTTCCCTGTGTGTATTTAGTGGACAGTGGTGGTGCCTTCCTGCCCCTGCAG TCAGAGATCTTCCCTGACAAAAACCAAGGAGGACGCACTTTCTACAACGAAGCAGTGATGTCAGCTATGAAGATACCGCAG GTGGCAGTAGTCTGTGGTTCCTGCACCGCTGGGGGTGCCTACATTCCCACCATGGCAGAGGAAACGGTGATGGTGCACGGAATCGGAACGATCTTCCTGGGGGGGCCCCCGCTGGTGAAGGCAGCCACAGGGGAGGAGGTGACCCCCGAGGATCTGGGGGGGGCCCGCCTACATgcaga AGTGAGTGGCTGTGTGGACCACTTCGCTGCCGTGGAGCAGGACGCCTACGAGGCCACCAGGAACATCATCTCCACGCTGAACTTTCAGCtgccggaggaggaggaggaggccgggCGTGTGGAGGAGCCACTGCACAGCGCCGAGGGCCTGCTGGGTCTGGCTCCCAGGAGCTACAACCACAGCCTGGACGCCAAGCTG ATTGTGAGCCGACTCACAGATGGCAGTAAGTTCCAGGAGTTCAAAGCTCGGTACGGGGCCACACTTCTCACCGGTTTTGGCAGAATCGAGGG GCATCTCGTTGGCATTGTGGCGAACAATGGCGAGCTCACATACGAAGCCTCTTTGAAGGGCTGTCACTTTGTTACTCTCTGCGATCAGAGGGACGTCCCACTCGTATTTCTGCAGAACACGGCCCCACAGCCCAGCCTGACGCTGTCCAAGGACAAG gcCGAGGCCAACACTAACCGCCTGAAGGCTCAGGGTTCCATGATGTCTGCGGTGGCCTGTGCCTCTACACCAAGAATCACTGTGGTGATCGGGGGTTGCCATGGTGCTGACAGCTATGCTATG TGTGGAAGGGCATTTGACCCCAACTTCCTGTTCCTGTGGCCTAACGCCAGGGTGTCCCTGGTGGCGCCGGGATGCTCAGAGGCCCTCGTGCACGAGGAATCGGAGGCTACGCAGCTCAACAAAAT GTTAGAAGAGGAAAGCGGTGCGTTCTTCTCCTCTGGAAGACTGTGGGACGACGGAGTGATTCTGCCCCGAGATACCAGGAAG aTTTTGAGCAACTGTTTGAAAATCATCAAACAACAAGACTATCAGATTTCCAAGGAAAAACTGCGGACTCCATTACTTCGACTTTAA
- the LOC105894984 gene encoding retinal Mueller cells isomerohydrolase isoform X2: MGSRIEHPAGGYKKIFETCEELAEPIPALVTGVIPPWLDGSLLRLGPGLFEVGSEPFYHLFDGQALMHKFDLKGGQVTYYRRFLRTDAYVRAMTEKRVVITEFGTAAYPDPCKNIFSRFFTYFQGIEVTDNCLVNVYPVGEDFYAATETNYITKVDPDTLETLKKVDLCNYVSVNGLTAHPHIEKDGTIYNIGNCFGKNMSLAYNIVKIPPIQEDKSDPIEKSKVIVQFPSSERFKPSYVHSFGMTENFFVFVEMPVKINLLKFLSAWSIRGTNYMDCFESNETLGTWFHVATKSPGEYVDHKFRTSAFNVFHHINTYEDQGFIVVDLCTWKGNEFVYNYLYLANLRQNWEEIKREAMKAPQPEVRRYVLPIDIHREEQGKNLISLPYTTATAVLRSDGTIWLEPEVLFSSPRQAFEFPQINYTAHGGKDYTYAYALGLNHFIPDRICKLNVKSKETWVWQEPDSYPSEPLFVQSPRATAEDDGVLLSIVVNPGEGQRPAFLLILDAKDLTEIARAAVEVIIPVTFHGMYKP; encoded by the exons ATGGGTAGTCG AATTGAGCATCCAGCTGGAGGCTACAAGAAAATCTTTGAGACATGTGAGGAGCTGGCGGAGCCAATCCCAGCCCTGGTTACAG GTGTGATTCCGCCCTGGCTGGATGGCAGTCTGCTGCGTTTGGGCCCAGGACTGTTTGAGGTGGGCAGTGAGCCCTTCTACCACCTGTTTGATGGGCAGGCCCTCATGCACAAGTTTGATCTGAAGGGTGGACAGGTCACTTACTACCGCAG GTTTCTCAGAACAGATGCTTATGTGCGAGCTATGACTGAGAAGCGCGTTGTCATCACAGAGTTTGGCACTGCAGCCTATCCAGACCCTTGCAAAAATATCTTCTCCAG ATTCTTTACATACTTCCAAGGTATTGAAGTGACAGATAACTGTCTTGTGAACGTCTACCCTGTTGGTGAGGACTTCTACGCTGCCACAGAGACAAATTACATCACCAAAGTCGACCCTGACACACTGGAGACCCTGAAGAAG GTGGATCTATGTAACTACGTCTCAGTCAATGGTTTAACGGCCCATCCTCACATCGAGAAAGATGGCACAATCTACAACATAGGCAACTGTTTTGGGAAAAACATGTCATTGGCTTACAATATTGTCAAAATCCCTCCCATTCAGGAAG ACAAATCAGATCCCATCGAGAAGTCCAAAGTGATTGTGCAGTTCCCTAGCAGTGAAAGATTCAAGCCATCTTACGTTCACAG CTTTGGAATGACAGAGAACTTCTTTGTCTTTGTGGAGATGCCCGTGAAAATTAACCTCCTGAAATTCCTGAGTGCCTGGAGCATCCGTGGAACAAATTACATGGATTGCTTCGAGTCCAATGAAACACTGGGT ACATGGTTCCATGTGGCCACCAAGAGCCCTGGTGAATATGTGGACCACAAGTTCAGAACCTCAGCTTTTAATGTTTTCCACCACATCAACACGTATGAAGATCAAGGCTTTATTGTGGTTGACCTGTGCACCTGGAAAGG AAACGAGTTTGTGTATAACTACCTCTACCTGGCCAACCTGCGACAGAACTGGgaggagataaagagggaggcCATGAAGGCTCCTCAGCCTGAAGTGCGCAGATATGTCCTTCCCATCGACATACACAGG gaggaacaggggAAGAACTTAATCTCTCTGCCTTACACCACAGCCACTGCGGTTTTGCGCAGTGACGGAACCATTTGGCTAGAACCAGAAGTTCTTTTCTCTTCACCTCGTCAGG CCTTTGAGTTCCCCCAGATCAACTACACGGCACACGGAGGGAAAGACTACACCTACGCCTACGCGCTCGGTCTGAACCACTTCATCCCAGACAGG atCTGCAAGCTGAATGTTAAATCCAAAGAGACTTGGGTATGGCAGGAGCCAGACTCGTACCCTTCAGAGCCGCTGTTCGTGCAGAGCCCCAGGGCCACGGCAGAGGATGACG GGGTGCTCCTGAGCATCGTGGTGAACCCCGGAGAGGGCCAGAGGCCAgccttcctcctcatcctcgaCGCCAAGGACCTCACGGAGATCGCCCGGGCTGCAGTGGAGGTCATCATCCCTGTGACCTTTCACGGAATGTACAAGCCTTGA
- the LOC105894984 gene encoding retinal Mueller cells isomerohydrolase isoform X3, translated as MHKFDLKGGQVTYYRRFLRTDAYVRAMTEKRVVITEFGTAAYPDPCKNIFSRFFTYFQGIEVTDNCLVNVYPVGEDFYAATETNYITKVDPDTLETLKKVDLCNYVSVNGLTAHPHIEKDGTIYNIGNCFGKNMSLAYNIVKIPPIQEDKSDPIEKSKVIVQFPSSERFKPSYVHSFGMTENFFVFVEMPVKINLLKFLSAWSIRGTNYMDCFESNETLGTWFHVATKSPGEYVDHKFRTSAFNVFHHINTYEDQGFIVVDLCTWKGNEFVYNYLYLANLRQNWEEIKREAMKAPQPEVRRYVLPIDIHREEQGKNLISLPYTTATAVLRSDGTIWLEPEVLFSSPRQAFEFPQINYTAHGGKDYTYAYALGLNHFIPDRICKLNVKSKETWVWQEPDSYPSEPLFVQSPRATAEDDGVLLSIVVNPGEGQRPAFLLILDAKDLTEIARAAVEVIIPVTFHGMYKP; from the exons ATGCACAAGTTTGATCTGAAGGGTGGACAGGTCACTTACTACCGCAG GTTTCTCAGAACAGATGCTTATGTGCGAGCTATGACTGAGAAGCGCGTTGTCATCACAGAGTTTGGCACTGCAGCCTATCCAGACCCTTGCAAAAATATCTTCTCCAG ATTCTTTACATACTTCCAAGGTATTGAAGTGACAGATAACTGTCTTGTGAACGTCTACCCTGTTGGTGAGGACTTCTACGCTGCCACAGAGACAAATTACATCACCAAAGTCGACCCTGACACACTGGAGACCCTGAAGAAG GTGGATCTATGTAACTACGTCTCAGTCAATGGTTTAACGGCCCATCCTCACATCGAGAAAGATGGCACAATCTACAACATAGGCAACTGTTTTGGGAAAAACATGTCATTGGCTTACAATATTGTCAAAATCCCTCCCATTCAGGAAG ACAAATCAGATCCCATCGAGAAGTCCAAAGTGATTGTGCAGTTCCCTAGCAGTGAAAGATTCAAGCCATCTTACGTTCACAG CTTTGGAATGACAGAGAACTTCTTTGTCTTTGTGGAGATGCCCGTGAAAATTAACCTCCTGAAATTCCTGAGTGCCTGGAGCATCCGTGGAACAAATTACATGGATTGCTTCGAGTCCAATGAAACACTGGGT ACATGGTTCCATGTGGCCACCAAGAGCCCTGGTGAATATGTGGACCACAAGTTCAGAACCTCAGCTTTTAATGTTTTCCACCACATCAACACGTATGAAGATCAAGGCTTTATTGTGGTTGACCTGTGCACCTGGAAAGG AAACGAGTTTGTGTATAACTACCTCTACCTGGCCAACCTGCGACAGAACTGGgaggagataaagagggaggcCATGAAGGCTCCTCAGCCTGAAGTGCGCAGATATGTCCTTCCCATCGACATACACAGG gaggaacaggggAAGAACTTAATCTCTCTGCCTTACACCACAGCCACTGCGGTTTTGCGCAGTGACGGAACCATTTGGCTAGAACCAGAAGTTCTTTTCTCTTCACCTCGTCAGG CCTTTGAGTTCCCCCAGATCAACTACACGGCACACGGAGGGAAAGACTACACCTACGCCTACGCGCTCGGTCTGAACCACTTCATCCCAGACAGG atCTGCAAGCTGAATGTTAAATCCAAAGAGACTTGGGTATGGCAGGAGCCAGACTCGTACCCTTCAGAGCCGCTGTTCGTGCAGAGCCCCAGGGCCACGGCAGAGGATGACG GGGTGCTCCTGAGCATCGTGGTGAACCCCGGAGAGGGCCAGAGGCCAgccttcctcctcatcctcgaCGCCAAGGACCTCACGGAGATCGCCCGGGCTGCAGTGGAGGTCATCATCCCTGTGACCTTTCACGGAATGTACAAGCCTTGA
- the LOC105894984 gene encoding retinal Mueller cells isomerohydrolase isoform X1 — translation MVSWISTPVFCHFMCKLHDVFTAFSTTPLSSSVSVWTQICCVIPPWLDGSLLRLGPGLFEVGSEPFYHLFDGQALMHKFDLKGGQVTYYRRFLRTDAYVRAMTEKRVVITEFGTAAYPDPCKNIFSRFFTYFQGIEVTDNCLVNVYPVGEDFYAATETNYITKVDPDTLETLKKVDLCNYVSVNGLTAHPHIEKDGTIYNIGNCFGKNMSLAYNIVKIPPIQEDKSDPIEKSKVIVQFPSSERFKPSYVHSFGMTENFFVFVEMPVKINLLKFLSAWSIRGTNYMDCFESNETLGTWFHVATKSPGEYVDHKFRTSAFNVFHHINTYEDQGFIVVDLCTWKGNEFVYNYLYLANLRQNWEEIKREAMKAPQPEVRRYVLPIDIHREEQGKNLISLPYTTATAVLRSDGTIWLEPEVLFSSPRQAFEFPQINYTAHGGKDYTYAYALGLNHFIPDRICKLNVKSKETWVWQEPDSYPSEPLFVQSPRATAEDDGVLLSIVVNPGEGQRPAFLLILDAKDLTEIARAAVEVIIPVTFHGMYKP, via the exons ATGgttagttggatctcgactcctgtcttctgtcactttatgtgCAAGCTCCATGATGTCTTTACAGCATTTTCAACCACTCCACTGAGCTCCAGCGTTTCCGTGTGGACGCAAATTTGCT GTGTGATTCCGCCCTGGCTGGATGGCAGTCTGCTGCGTTTGGGCCCAGGACTGTTTGAGGTGGGCAGTGAGCCCTTCTACCACCTGTTTGATGGGCAGGCCCTCATGCACAAGTTTGATCTGAAGGGTGGACAGGTCACTTACTACCGCAG GTTTCTCAGAACAGATGCTTATGTGCGAGCTATGACTGAGAAGCGCGTTGTCATCACAGAGTTTGGCACTGCAGCCTATCCAGACCCTTGCAAAAATATCTTCTCCAG ATTCTTTACATACTTCCAAGGTATTGAAGTGACAGATAACTGTCTTGTGAACGTCTACCCTGTTGGTGAGGACTTCTACGCTGCCACAGAGACAAATTACATCACCAAAGTCGACCCTGACACACTGGAGACCCTGAAGAAG GTGGATCTATGTAACTACGTCTCAGTCAATGGTTTAACGGCCCATCCTCACATCGAGAAAGATGGCACAATCTACAACATAGGCAACTGTTTTGGGAAAAACATGTCATTGGCTTACAATATTGTCAAAATCCCTCCCATTCAGGAAG ACAAATCAGATCCCATCGAGAAGTCCAAAGTGATTGTGCAGTTCCCTAGCAGTGAAAGATTCAAGCCATCTTACGTTCACAG CTTTGGAATGACAGAGAACTTCTTTGTCTTTGTGGAGATGCCCGTGAAAATTAACCTCCTGAAATTCCTGAGTGCCTGGAGCATCCGTGGAACAAATTACATGGATTGCTTCGAGTCCAATGAAACACTGGGT ACATGGTTCCATGTGGCCACCAAGAGCCCTGGTGAATATGTGGACCACAAGTTCAGAACCTCAGCTTTTAATGTTTTCCACCACATCAACACGTATGAAGATCAAGGCTTTATTGTGGTTGACCTGTGCACCTGGAAAGG AAACGAGTTTGTGTATAACTACCTCTACCTGGCCAACCTGCGACAGAACTGGgaggagataaagagggaggcCATGAAGGCTCCTCAGCCTGAAGTGCGCAGATATGTCCTTCCCATCGACATACACAGG gaggaacaggggAAGAACTTAATCTCTCTGCCTTACACCACAGCCACTGCGGTTTTGCGCAGTGACGGAACCATTTGGCTAGAACCAGAAGTTCTTTTCTCTTCACCTCGTCAGG CCTTTGAGTTCCCCCAGATCAACTACACGGCACACGGAGGGAAAGACTACACCTACGCCTACGCGCTCGGTCTGAACCACTTCATCCCAGACAGG atCTGCAAGCTGAATGTTAAATCCAAAGAGACTTGGGTATGGCAGGAGCCAGACTCGTACCCTTCAGAGCCGCTGTTCGTGCAGAGCCCCAGGGCCACGGCAGAGGATGACG GGGTGCTCCTGAGCATCGTGGTGAACCCCGGAGAGGGCCAGAGGCCAgccttcctcctcatcctcgaCGCCAAGGACCTCACGGAGATCGCCCGGGCTGCAGTGGAGGTCATCATCCCTGTGACCTTTCACGGAATGTACAAGCCTTGA